A stretch of Bombina bombina isolate aBomBom1 chromosome 2, aBomBom1.pri, whole genome shotgun sequence DNA encodes these proteins:
- the LOC128647037 gene encoding olfactory receptor 6T1-like, producing the protein MKNAVFALFLFLYIFIICGNFFASLLIITDRQLHTPMYFFLAKFAFMEIALTSIVIPKFLSIILFQQNTISFAVCYSQSFFYFLLGTTDFILLSVMSYDRYVAICHPLYYVAIMTWRTCIHLVIGCWFGGLLNVTLPTILKSQLPFCGPNKINHFFCDSVALIKLSWADTRLIQLIDFFLFSLVILGSLIVVIFTYTCILLTILRIPSVSGRQKAFSTCASHFTIMLIAYVSSILVYVTPTQGNSLELNKGMSVLTCFLTPVLNPFIMTLRNKQVKDALYELIKKRATRKGDNVQN; encoded by the coding sequence ATGAAAAATGCTGTTTTTgcattatttctttttctttacattttcataaTATGTGGAAACTTTTTTGCAAGCCTACTGATCATAACAGATCGTCAATTACACACACCTATGTATTTCTTTCTTGCAAAATTTGCCTTCATGGAAATAGCTTTAACCAGCATCGTTATTCCAAAATTCCTAAGTATTATTTTATTTCAGCAAAACACTATTTCCTTTGCTGTGTGTTATTcacaatcatttttttatttcttgctggGAACTACAGATTTCATCCTCCTTTCTGTAATGTCATATGACAGGTATGTAGCAATTTGCCATCCATTGTATTATGTCGCCATCATGACTTGGAGAACATGCATTCACCTTGTTATTGGATGCTGGTTTGGGGGTTTGCTTAATGTAACTCTGCCAACTATTCTTAAATCTCAGCTGCCATTTTGTGGTCCAAACAAGATAAACCACTTTTTTTGTGACTCTGTGGCGTTAATAAAACTATCTTGGGCAGATACAAGACTCATACAGCTGATtgactttttccttttttctttagtGATCCTGGGATCCTTAATAGTAGTTATCTTCACTTACACTTGTATATTATTGACCATATTACGTATTCCTTCAGTCAGTGGACGACAGAAGGCTTTCTCTACTTGTGCATCTCATTTCACTATTATGTTGATTGCCTATGTAAGTTCAATATTAGTATATGTCACCCCAACACAAGGCAATTCGCTGGAGCTAAACAAAGGGATGAGTGTTTTGACCTGTTTCCTAACGCCTGTTTTGAACCCATTTATTATGACTCTTAGGAATAAACAGGTTAAAGATGCTTTATATGAACTAATAAAGAAAAGGGCCACAAGAAAAGGAGATAATGTGCAAAACTGA